From a single Pseudomonas sp. A34-9 genomic region:
- the proB gene encoding glutamate 5-kinase, protein MRSKVTGAQRWVVKIGSALLTADGKGLDRAAMSVWVEQMVALHEAGVELVLVSSGAVAAGMSRLGWTARPSAMHELQAAAAIGQMGLVQAWESSFAEHGRHTAQILLTHDDLSDRKRYLNARSTLRALVELKVIPVINENDTVVTDEIRFGDNDTLAALVANLVEADLLVILTDRDGMFDADPRNNPDAQLIYEARADDPSLDAVAGGTGGALGRGGMQTKLRAARLAARSGAHTIIVGGRLERVLDRLKAGERIGTLLSPERGMLAARKQWLAGHLQTRGTLVLDEGAVSALSKGNKSLLPVGVKLVQGSFRRGEMVVCVAPDGREIARGLANYSALEAQKIIGQSSDAIVGLLGYMAEPELVHRDNLILV, encoded by the coding sequence TGTCTGGGTCGAGCAGATGGTGGCCTTGCATGAGGCTGGCGTCGAGTTGGTGCTGGTGTCCTCCGGGGCAGTGGCGGCCGGCATGAGTCGTTTGGGCTGGACCGCACGACCCAGTGCGATGCACGAGCTCCAGGCGGCCGCTGCAATTGGTCAGATGGGTCTGGTGCAGGCGTGGGAATCGAGCTTCGCCGAGCATGGCCGGCACACTGCACAGATTCTCCTGACGCACGACGACCTGTCCGATCGCAAGCGTTACCTGAATGCCCGCAGTACCCTGCGCGCACTGGTCGAGCTGAAAGTCATCCCGGTGATCAATGAAAACGACACCGTGGTCACTGACGAAATCCGCTTCGGCGACAACGACACGCTGGCGGCGCTGGTGGCGAATCTGGTCGAGGCGGATCTGCTGGTGATCCTTACCGATCGCGACGGCATGTTCGACGCCGATCCACGCAACAACCCTGATGCGCAGCTGATTTACGAAGCGCGCGCCGATGATCCGAGCCTTGATGCGGTGGCGGGTGGTACGGGTGGTGCGCTGGGTCGCGGCGGCATGCAGACCAAGTTGCGTGCGGCTCGATTGGCTGCACGTTCCGGTGCGCACACTATTATTGTCGGTGGGCGTCTTGAGCGAGTGCTTGATCGCCTCAAGGCGGGCGAGCGCATCGGCACGCTGCTGTCGCCTGAGCGCGGCATGCTCGCGGCGCGCAAACAATGGCTGGCCGGGCATCTGCAAACTCGCGGCACCCTGGTGCTGGACGAGGGGGCGGTGTCGGCGTTGTCCAAGGGCAACAAAAGTCTGCTGCCTGTCGGTGTGAAGTTGGTGCAGGGCAGTTTCCGTCGCGGCGAAATGGTGGTCTGTGTGGCGCCTGACGGTCGTGAGATTGCCCGTGGCCTGGCCAACTACAGCGCGCTGGAAGCACAAAAAATCATCGGTCAATCGTCGGATGCGATTGTCGGTTTGCTCGGTTACATGGCGGAGCCGGAACTGGTTCACCGTGACAACCTGATTCTGGTTTAA
- a CDS encoding CreA family protein: MRLAKGLLGLLMAMPLLASAEEIGQVSTVFKFVGPNDRIVVEAFDDPKVEGVTCYLSRAKTGGVKGGLGLAEDRAEASIACRQVGPIKFKGDLKDGDEVFKERTSLVFKTMQVVRFLDKKRNTLVYLVYSDRLIEGSPQNAVTAIPILPWVPVQQ; the protein is encoded by the coding sequence ATGCGTTTAGCGAAAGGATTGTTGGGCTTGCTGATGGCAATGCCATTGCTGGCCTCGGCCGAGGAAATCGGTCAGGTGTCGACGGTGTTCAAGTTCGTCGGTCCGAACGACCGCATTGTGGTCGAGGCTTTCGATGATCCCAAAGTCGAAGGGGTGACCTGCTACCTGTCGCGCGCCAAGACTGGCGGTGTGAAGGGTGGTCTCGGTCTGGCTGAGGATCGCGCCGAAGCTTCGATCGCCTGTCGCCAGGTGGGTCCGATCAAGTTCAAGGGTGATCTGAAGGATGGCGATGAGGTGTTCAAGGAGCGCACTTCGCTGGTGTTCAAGACCATGCAGGTGGTGCGTTTCCTCGACAAGAAGCGCAACACGTTGGTGTATCTGGTCTACAGCGATCGCTTGATCGAGGGCAGTCCGCAGAATGCCGTGACCGCGATCCCGATCCTGCCGTGGGTGCCCGTCCAGCAATAA